From Streptomyces cyaneogriseus subsp. noncyanogenus, the proteins below share one genomic window:
- a CDS encoding STAS domain-containing protein translates to MYQPFSVVRSTARDGVTVVSLRGDIDMTAEAEVRQALLAPPDADAPRTVVDLSQVSFMDSTGFNALISAHAHATAHSGWVRVATPPPMVKRMFQMLGIDEVISSYPTVKDALTG, encoded by the coding sequence GTGTACCAACCGTTTTCAGTCGTGCGCTCCACCGCGCGCGATGGTGTCACTGTCGTGTCTCTGCGTGGTGACATCGACATGACCGCCGAGGCAGAGGTGCGTCAGGCACTGCTCGCCCCTCCCGACGCGGACGCTCCTCGTACCGTTGTCGATCTGAGTCAGGTGTCGTTCATGGACAGCACCGGATTCAACGCGCTGATCAGCGCCCACGCGCACGCCACCGCGCACAGCGGATGGGTCCGCGTGGCCACGCCGCCTCCCATGGTCAAGCGCATGTTCCAGATGCTCGGCATCGACGAGGTGATCAGCAGCTACCCCACGGTGAAGGATGCCCTGACCGGGTGA
- a CDS encoding helix-turn-helix transcriptional regulator, giving the protein MRGAVPEPHTGWTFLTNHARVLAAIADDPDSRIRDIAAYCRLTERAVQKIISDLEREGYLSHTRRGRSNTYRIEPGVPLRHPAEVEAGVTVANLLSALARHDAQRSQNTTDETPQPQPQPQQPQQRPEPSLTT; this is encoded by the coding sequence ATGCGGGGAGCAGTGCCTGAACCACACACCGGCTGGACGTTCCTGACCAATCACGCGCGCGTCCTCGCGGCGATCGCGGACGATCCGGACTCACGGATCCGCGACATCGCCGCCTACTGCCGTCTGACCGAGCGCGCCGTCCAGAAGATCATTTCTGACCTGGAGCGGGAGGGTTATCTGTCCCACACCCGCCGCGGGCGGTCCAACACCTATCGCATCGAACCGGGCGTCCCGCTGCGGCACCCGGCCGAGGTCGAGGCCGGCGTCACCGTCGCGAACCTGTTGTCCGCCCTGGCCCGGCACGATGCGCAGCGCTCCCAGAACACCACCGACGAGACCCCTCAGCCTCAGCCCCAGCCCCAGCAGCCCCAGCAGCGGCCCGAGCCGTCACTGACGACGTAG